In Camelus dromedarius isolate mCamDro1 chromosome 16, mCamDro1.pat, whole genome shotgun sequence, the genomic stretch TTTGCCTAAGGGAATGTTAAGGTGGGAGATTGATATGGATTTGCAAGTGGGAGGggggtgaaaaaagaaaagtgaagggGTTGAGGGTGGCAGGGTGTATTCATGAAACGATGGTGACCTTTGAGGTCTGAGCTCTCCCATTAGTTCTGCTGTAGATAATGCAGTTTATCTCTTTTGTTGTTTGGAAGTTCTCCTTAGAGTCTAACTGAAGGTCAGACAGTCATAGTCTTGAGTTGGAGAATGAATGTCAATTGGATCCACTCCACCAGAACCTCAGGCCTCCTTTATTTGATTTCCACCAGCAACTTTCCACCCTTTAATATCTGAACTACTCTCTCCTATACTAGAAGGTAAAAGGAGGGGTGCAGATGAGAACCTGGCATTGTAAACACTGACTTCTCTTGGTGCTGCAGAAAGCCATTTAGCATGGCTGCACTGAGAGCCCAACCTTATCAACCTCTGGCCTCGGGTAAGGGCAACATGCAGCCCACGTGGGGTAAATAGATCTCCCTGCCCCGTCGTGGCGTTAGGTGCAGGGCAGTGGCGCACCCTGGTTAGAAACCCCAAAGCTCTCGAAGTTAGGTTAAACTTTCATCTAAGGTGGGGTGGCCAGCTTCCAACTGTTGGGAAGCTCCGATCAATGGGCACCACGGCAACTGTCCCTGAACAGCCAGCTGCGTTTGGAGCCCTCAGCTGTCCTGGTGTGGGCCTTGCTTTCATGGAGAGACATTCCTGCTCATTCCGTTACCTGCTTTAGCCCCGTGCTCTTTCCCGCCGGTTGGTGATGTTTGAGGTGCAGGCCATGCCTGGACTTACTCTTCCCTTTGCGGCAAGACAGTCTTGCCCCCCACACAAGGTTTGGTGTGAGCGGTGCTCCAGTCCAGCTCTCCCGCCCGCTATACCAGGGCCAATCACGACCTGGCGCGCCCTCTGGCGGTGATGAGCGCCAGGCCTCGGACTCCTTGCGCGTCTCTAGGCTTCGGCGTTGGCCCCGGGCTCAGCCTCCCTGGAATGCGCTTTGACAGTGCTTGCCAGACAGCAGAGCTCTGAAAACCATTCTGCCTCGATTATTACCTCAACTCTCTCCAGGTccagccctgagcctcaggctgactCTGAGAAGGCATGAGACAGCCTTAGATAGCCCCTAGGTGGTCATGGTAGGGCTGCAGGAAGAGCCAGGTCCCATCAATACGGACATCTAGTTGCTGGACCTGGAGTCATACCTGTCTTTCTTCTCTGAATTAGCCACAGGCCAGAAGAGCTGTACTGGGCTTCCTTCACTTCTTGGTGCTGCCTAACCTAATCGCCATCACAGCTGAGCCACCCGCCACCTCCTTTCCTGGTCATTGAAGCAGGAGGGGTGTGGCTGCCCATGGAAGTTGGGGGTCACTGGTAGCAAAGGGAGGGGTATCTTTACTGAGTGGAATGTGCATGAGGAATtccaggaattttcttttttctggagtCACCATCTCTGGACCCAAAGGTAGAAAACTCAGCATGGTTTGGATGTGGAGTGGGGTCGGGTTGAGCCCCTGAAAATTGAGTCTCCATGGCCTCAGCCTCCAAGTACAACTCCAAGGAAGAATATGGGGTGGGGAATGGTGATGCCCATAGTGGGTGAATTTGTACCAGTACCAGACAGGGCACAGGATTCAAGTGTGGCCTAGACAAGTCACTGACCTCTGGCCTTCCCAGTTAAGCACTGACTTTCTGGAATATTTCTGGTTTAAACCAGCAGTGGTCACAACTGTCGAGGAATATAAGGAGTGCCGCAGATTATTGAGTCAGTGTGGGCATGTCTTGGGTTTTGGGCTCAATTCTAGttagaggctggaggcaggggcagcTGCATGCTGGGCAGCCAGGGGGACGCATGACACTTCAGCACTGATGACTGGACAGCATCCTTAAGGCTAACAAAGCCAAGGGAGGGATAGTTCCTCAAGCCCAACCCTAGCATGGCCCAGCCCTAGTGTATTCCTTCTGGAGGGACCTGAGCTCCAAGACCCTGGCCTCAAGGGActtgggacctgggacctgggacctgtgCTCATGAGGTCAGGACCAGAGCTCCTGGAGAGTTACAGACTCATTCTAGACATGACATAAATAACCTTTGTAGCACTTCAGATCACAGACCTTTTTACAGTCTCCTCTCTGCCTCACAGCAGCTCAGGAAAGTAGGCCTGAACATCCACTCTAATAGatgaggaagctcagagagggtagCCAATCTctccaagtcacacagccagggagggGTCTGAGTTAAGACTCGAATGGCTGCCTTAGTTGTAGCCAGTTTATCCCAGCAGACATAACAGTAGTCGGGGGGCCTTAGTGAGATACTGAGGGCTGATGGGCCAACACTAAGGGGGAGGTCCTTGGAGGTGAGGGTGACTTGTGGCCCTCAGAGGGCACTGCACATGTGAGGTTGGAGCTCTGGTTAGGCTGGGCAATGCTCAAGGCTTTGAGGAGGAGCAGGGCTCCCAATATAATGTGACTTTGTTCATTCCTAAAGCCTGAGGTGGCATGCAAGGCCCATCACAGTTCACCTATCTGGACCAGGATCGCCACCTTTGGGCCAGAGGTCACTCTTCTGTTCCCCAGGCCAATCTGTCTACTcagggctgggactagggtgaggGTAGTGAAGAGCCTAGGGTGCAAAATTTAAGAAGGCACTCACTCTAGGGTGAGCAATTGCAGGCTATTACCTGTACGAATCTAAGACTgagtctccctcccacctcttcctcctgccttcaCTCTAAGCCTTAAACTCCCAGAAGGCAGAGACCACACCTGCTAATCCCCAGGTATCCCCAGCCCAGCGTCTGGGCAGTGCAGTACTCACAGTTGGAGCTCCATAAACATTTGTCAGCGGCCAGGCCTCTTCCTTTCCTGTGAGAAAAATGGTCTAGGCTGGGAAGGGCATATGAGTGTCACATGATCTAACCAAGTCCGGTTTGGCCTAGGTCTGGACTTCGCCTAAAGATAAATGAGATGTGCGAGGAGAACCCAGTGCCTGTGCAAGACTGAGAAAGTGCAAGCCAGAAGATAAAGGACATTTATCTTTTTACGTATATGTGGGCAACAGAGCTGGAGAGTGACAATAACTTGCTCCAAGTCACACGGCCGTATAGGGACAGTGATGGATAAGTCCTTCGACAACGTGACCTAATCAAGGAAGTCTCTGATAGCGGCGGCTGGATGCACATCGAGTGCATCGACGTTTTACTTCTCAGGCCTGGGGAAACGAGCAGGATCAATCCATTGCTTTTGCCTGCCAGTAAGTGCTGCGCGCTGATTGGTCCTGGTTGAGGAAACGGAGAAATAGGCGTGCAGGTGGGCCCCGCGGCGTGAGGCCGGCGcgccggggtggggggagcgagTGCCGGGAAAGACCATGGCGTCGCTTAGTTGCAGCACCGTCGTCTGCGTGATCTGCTTGGAGAAGCCGAAGTACCGCTGCCCCGCTTGCCACGTGCCCTAGTGAGTGCCGGGGGTCGTTGAGGGCAGGGGGACGGGCGGCGGGAGGGTCCGCGCGGCCTGCGGGACTGACGCGGCCTGTGGCTTTTGTTGTTCCAGCTGCTCCGTGGCCTGCTTCCGGAAGCACAAAGGTGAGGGCCCCTCCTTGTGCGCGGCAGCCCCGATGTCCGCCGCTGTCTCGGGGACTTGGACGGTTCAGGCCGCTCTCCTGTTGCGTCAGATCCTTGGGGAGCCCTAggtttgggggcggggggagtccTTTACCTGGGAGTGGCTCTCGGGGTTTTGAACAATCTAAAATCTtttctctgccctgctctcccttctacatctttttctttaaaagtagcCGACTGGTTTCGCCGCAGAAATCTATCTTAGCTATTCCTTCCTCTTAGTGTTCTGACGCAGCTCCGCACTGTTTGGAAGAAGCTGTGTTGGCTGAGGttaacattgtttttcttttgaatagtAGTTTGATAGAAACGTTGAGGTAGACCTGTTTACAATTAGGAGCAACGCTGTTGGCTGTTAATATTGTCAAGTCTACATTTTATGCCTTTCTAATCCGGCGTCTCTTTTCAATCCTCAACGACCCTGTCCCACTACCTCTCTCGGTGACTTATGTTATAGTTCCTCATTGGTGGTTTTTCTACAGTTTCAAGAACACACCACCTCCCgtcgcgccccccccccccccccccgctgacgactttttttttaaaccttaatatttctggagcattaaaaaaaaaaacttttcagctCAAGACAGGGAAGAAGTAGAACTGCTTTGCTGGAAATAGGGTTGGGGAGCTGGGTCTGGAACACTTAGCTCTGATCCTGCAGCCCCTCCAAGAACCCCTAGGGCAGTCAAAAGCTCAACTAACGTCGTGGCCTTGCTGCTGCctgggtgatttttttctgaaatacaaatttGAGCAATTCACCTCCTTGTTGAAAAGTCTAGTTTCTCTTTCAGGTATTCTTAATCTGGGTTTTGCTCTCCCTATGGAGACACGTGGTCACAATAGTGGGGAGGAGTTGGTGGTACTTCTGGTATTGGTATTGACTCACATAAACagtctttatttattatttagttgATATTGACTCACATAAACATTTGTGTGAGGTTATCCTATGCCGCTAAAGACCTTTCTGCCCTCAGCACAGCACTCTTGCTGAGAGATGCTGGTCTGGGGAAGAAAGGCAGACCTGTGTGTGGCATTCTTTTGCTTGGCTTCCCTCCACTTGTGACCCAGCCACCTGCCAGGCATGGGGCAAGCCTCATGAGTTGGCAGTCGCTTATTATCATCTCCTTGTACCTGACTATCCTTTCAAGGGTCAAGACCAACCAGAGACCTTTCTCTCTGCCCAGAACGCTCTTTTCACCTGGCAGCGCCTTCCCCTTTTATCTCCTGGTCCTCTCAGGTGACTTATATCAGACTTTTCCCATCTAGTCCATGTCTTAAACCCCTCCGAGGTGGGCCTGATGACTTTCATCTGTGTATTCCCAGTAGCACATGGTACGTGCAAATTTGGTATCTGAAACTGCTGAGAACATAGTTTCATGCTAATTGAAGTCGGTGTGCTACCAAATCATGGTGAAAGCTCTGTGCAGTTAGGCAGGGCAAggagtgttaccaagtccaatCTTGTACCGCTTGCTGAACGACAGGCTAATAAattgagttgttggggcaaggaatagtgagtttattcagaaagccagctaACTGAGAAGATAGttgactagtgtcccaaagaagcATCTTatctgagttagaattcaggcttcttttatactaaagtGGTTGGTTGCcacaaacttcttggtgttggaatctttgttcttgcagctgtccacataggtcaggtggcggtgttcctgtaaacctccaacaagacaaatgtttttctctattctgcaactttttagctctatatgaatggaaaagtgttacactTTTAAAGGTCgcagccttgagaatgggctgtcctgtatattttaggctataggcaacattcttaacttgtagcaaaagcaatagaatacaaaggttaaagaaaaggaaacagatctAACAGTGGAGTCAGAcatgttcttccctattacaggaGGATGGGGTCAGGCGGTAGGGGTGCACGAGGCCTGCTTCCTTGGCCCTTCTGCCAGGCTCAGGCTTGCTTGTTTTCTTCTACTGCCTCTTGGTTGGATCTCTCACTTTCTCTGTCCCCACCCACTTCTGTTACCCCGTACATATGCTTCCTCCCCAGATGCTGGCTGGTGGGGAGGTGCAGCCCTGTCACTCAAATGGAGGTGATGCGCACCTGTCATTTGTGTCTCTCTTTCAGAGCAGTGCAACCCTGAAACGCATcctgttcagaaaaaaataccaGCTCTTACTGCAAAAACTAAAAAGCCCGTGGAAGGCAAAGGTGGGTTGGGTTGACACCAAATAAACCAATCTGGAAAAGGGTTTTCAAATAGAACACATTGAAAGAAAAGAGGCGAGGAGGCTTGGATTGGGGCTGGGAGTCAAGAACGGTGGCTTCATTAGGGAGCAGCAGCTCCCTCAGCCCTGGGCACGGCGGGTGGGGGCACGTGTCATCCGGTGATACTACAGAGCAGCCCGAAGGTGCAGGTGGTGAAGAGTGGGGgtaggaggcagaggggagaaagGCCATAGCTGTGGCTAGGAGTGAAGGGTGGACCCTGCTGGCAGGGAGCCTTTCTAGTCACGGCTTCAGGTAGCCCTCCCTGGGCCTGTCACCTGAGCTGGGTCCAGCGGAAGGCTGCCTTTGGCCTTGCTGCTGCTGGCATCTTTTCACAGCTTATAGCAGGAATGGGCTGCCATCCTTTCCATCCATCTAGCCTTTCAGTAGTGCCTCCTGGGTGTCATGCACCGGGCCAGGCTCTGAAAGCAGCCCTTCCTGATGCCACCAAAGAGGTGTTGAATATTCACTGTCGGGGGATGGCCCGCTTCTGCCCTTTGATAAACTTCCTTGTTGGATTCAGGCATTGCCAGAAATTTCTGCCCATGCTGAAAACCCAGGGGACTCATGTCAGCAGGCTTTTACAGAGCACCTAGTTTTTTGGCTCATGACAGGGCTGGAGCTGTTAAATAGGGAGGGGACATTGGGTGGTAAGAATTGGAAAATTGGGCTCTAAGTTCAAGGACCAAATGCACAGAGTAAGcgtgtgaacactggggtgcatttgTTAAAGTCACCAATTCTTTCACTCTCCTAGAGGAGTGTTGGTACAGTCACGGATTCCAGAGAAGGAATAGGTTACTTTTATATCCTTACGGGCACCTGCCTGCTCTGTCCCCTGTGTGGACGTACGTTTTTATCTATTGGAGTCGTCGTTAGAATCTGCCACCTAGGCTTGCTTTTTTAGTCACGTGCAGCTGATTGTGTTATATTCTGTAGATGACGATGACGACGACTCTGTAGCTGACTTTCTCGATAGTGATGAGGAAGAAGATAGAGTTTCTTtgcagaatttaaagaatttaggTAAGTCTATGCTGTGCTTGTTTAGAGCTATTAAATACTTCAGTGCGGAGCCCTTCCAGCCACATGATTCTGCAAACACACAGGGCTTCCACAGCTCCCAGCCTTGGCCTGGAATCCTACTGGTTTTGTGAGCTGGCAAAATTCTTCTCGTTTGGGGCTTAGTTCAAGTTTCCTTTTCTCAGCTAAACTTCTCTTGACCTTTTATCTCGCTTTCAGAATTAGGCACTTTTTCGGCTTCCCGTGGTGCCCTGTAATTCACCACTCACAGCACTTTGTAgcagtttctctctctcacactagTCAGGGGATGCATTTATTCCCACGTTCCCAGTGCTCACGTTACAGCCCAGCCATTCATGCAGACTGGGTCATCCCAGGATTTGATTTTTCAGAGGAACACAGTATTAATACTGCCCCGCATTTTTGTAGGATTGCATTTCTGTTACGTGTATAATTAATGGGCCAGTGCACGTCCTACAGGTGGCACTATTTTCATTCTTCCCATTTCCCAGAGGTGGTGCTTTGCACCCAGTCCTGTGGGAGTGATTAGTTAGTCTGAGGTAGGAGCTGAGCTGGGGATAAGTGTGAACAATTTTGTAACCTGTAAAGCACCGGACAGACGTTAGTGTCAGTTCCCTGCTACTGAGCCTGCTTCATGCTGGAACACTTGCTGAAACACCATTTGGAGTGTTTGGTGTAACTGTCGTTACCAATGAGAACCTTTATACCTGTAAAGAAAACAGGCCAACAACTTAATGCtgttgttctctgtatttgtgcTGAAATGGCATGATTTACAAAGATACCAATAACAAGAATCTGATAGTATTTGACTTGGAGATCACCTGATATGCTGACCTAATGTGTGGGTTGAAAGGGTAAGGGGATGCAGCATCCTTGATGTGGATTACATTTGAAACATTTAGCTTTCAGCTGTCTCTGCCTGTTCCCCCCACCTTGAACTCAGCTTGGCTCTCTTCCCCTGTTCATCTTTAAGGGGAGTCTGCAGCACTGAGAAGCTTACTGCTCAATCCACACCTTCGACAGTTGATGGTCAGCCTCGATCAGGCGGACAACAAGGCAAAGCTCATGAGAGCCTGCATGCAGGAGCCCCTGTTCGTGGAGTTTGCTGACTGCTGTTTAAGGATTGTGGAACCATCCCAGAATGAAGATCCTTAAGATGGATTTATTGTGCTGCCTGCTCAAGCATGTGCTGGACTCCCAGACCCTGCCTGCTCCTCCCAGGAGACCAGCCAGTGAAGGGTCCAAGCAAGGGTGGCGCTTTCCAGGACATGGAGCAGCTGACGCCGGGTAGGTCCCGCGCATCTTTATCTCTGTGGGCTGTGGTGCAGGCAGGTGGAAGTACTCAAGGTGGCGAACCCTCTGTGGAGCAAGAACTTGACATTcaaatggttatttttaaatgttttatttttggtacaGTTAAGACAAGTTTTACACCCACTTGAATTAAAACTTGCTCAGTGTTTCTAAGTAAAATTAAGATGTGGTGGTTCTGTGGTACATTGCATTGCTCGTCCTTCTTGATTCATAATGTAATTGCATATAATTGCttgaaattacattaaataaatcaacaaatatttaaatagttaaggttttgttccttttaaaggaactaaaatgcaaaatttccTCCAGCCAAAATTTTAGAGCTGATTTCAAGCTGACTTTGCCTACTGGGTTTGAGGGAGGGGGTACCCACTGTAGTGATGGCCAGCACCGTGGAGTTGGATCTCTGAAGGTAGTAAAATGAAGTTCTCTGTAGCCCTGACGTTTTTTAATCCTGGTTTGGTAACTACCAACCCTGACATTTGTCCGGGCTTGAGGTGTAGATCAGAGCCCCGGGCTCACGGGCACAGCCGCTGGCCTGCAGGCTGGAGCCATTGCTCTCCCACGGGTGCTCAGGGTCACTGTGGGAGTCGTTTGGCAGCCGTGTGTGGATTAAATGTCTTTGGCAAGGCAGCTGGCAGGAAAAGGCCTTGCAGGAACAAAGGCACCAAGGATGGCGCAGCCAGGTGAGGATGAAGGTGAGACGAGATCACACGTGGCCCAGCCTGTGTCTTTCCAGCAAGATCTGATTAAAGCCAGTAGCACTGTTGGGCAGCGGTTCAGGGCAGATATCAGCATAGCGTAGTGGAGACTTCCTGCAGTGAAACTTTATCGAGCCCTGGGGAGAGAGATGCAGCTTAACCCCGGCTCCCACGGGTGCCAGGGCCAAAGGTACCTCCCAGAGCAAATGCTAGAAATGTAGGGAGTGGGGACACATAGGTACTGGGGAGAGTCACAGCGGTAGCAGGATTGAGTTACTAAGTGTTTTTTCTCCTTACTCTTAAACAGTGGCAGAGCCCAAAGCAGTATTAAAATGTAAAGTTCCACACCCACTCAGACAGATGAGGAGACACTAGGAGGGATCGCTCCCCTATTAGGAGTATCGCCTGTCATATTCTTATGAAGGCTCAGAGCTGGAAAGATGAAAGATTACACTTCTGTTTACGCTCTGGCTGGCCTGTGTGTGGTCTTGGAAATTTCATCCAGATTATGTCCTATAGGAATCACTCTCGTAGGAAATCcaacatttccttccttctggcttGCCAGTGTCACTTAATCCTTGCTGTGGCCCCATGTAGTAGGTTGATTGAGTATTAGCCCATTTTCTGTGCTGGCTGGCTCTTTTTCCTGGTGGCCCATAACCTAAAAACACAGCACTCAGACCACTGACTCACCTGCTTGTCATCTCCTCAGCTGGAAGAGGATAAACCAAGGAATATAACTTGAGGAAAACATGATACCAAATCCACTGCCATTGGAGGGAAATAAGCTGTCATCACAACCCCAATTTTTTGAAAGTGGGACTGACGTAAAGGTACAGAGGTGATACTAAGACACATAGaagcagttttaaaaagtgaaagggCTCTGGGAAACTCCTGGTCGTAATGCTGGGAACAGTCCAACCTGCAGCCATCAGGGAGGCACAGGCTTCTGGTTTCGCCAGCAGGGTTAGGACGGCTCTTGTCCCAGCCTCGGTCCTGCTCCTGCTGTGGACTCGCAGGctttgccccccacccctccacagtGGGGTGTGAGGGACCCGGAGCTGTCGTGGCAGGACGTTGTCCCGTCACACGGCTTACCTGAGGCAGTGCTCGGATGGACATGATACCAGCTTGTTCTTGTGCTGTCTGCGCCTGCACAGTGTAGCCACTGGGGCTGCCCACAGGGAGCTGGAGGCAGGCAAAGACCACCAGTTTCCTCGGAAAGCCATGAACACCCACAGCCGCGTTGGCCAGGACCAGTCCCAGGGGCCAGAGGTGGGTTACTGCCCGCAGGAGCTTGGTCTGTGCCAGGGGCGGTGGGAAGGAGCTTGGGGAACGAGGAGCTTGAGATGAGTGTTTTTCTTCCACACCATCCAGTTCTTTAGAAGCAAGGAAGGCCATTCTGATCTTAAAAAGAGAACACGACTTTATAGCTATCGATTTACTAGGTCTCTTAAcggaaaacagaaaccaaacaTAGTATTTGGttatatagtgtgtatatatatataattatatgaaatatataattaatataacattCAGCTTAACAAGGTGACGCTGTTAAGGGCACCTGGCTCGGTGTGGCACAACTTTATACCCAAGGCAGCTGTGCTTAGGCCTTACACACGCTGCCTTAGAAAACACTAGCCTTGGGGGTGTGCTCAGAGCAGGGGGCCTGAAGAGATGGCGCCTCTGTTCACAACACACCCGACAGGAATCTGGGCTCGCTGTGACAAGGGGCCGCAAACTGGGGGCCTTCCTATGAACACATATGCTACACGTGTCCCCCTGCACCTCCACATGGCTGCTGGGCAGGACCAGTGGGACAGGGCTCACTACTGGAAGAAAAGCCACAGTATTTAGTGGGGGAATTTGCCACCCAGAGCCTGTCTGGTCCATGCATGGGCGGGCCAAGAGTGGTCTTACAGACATGAAGGCTTTGAACCTCCTTTCAAGGGAAAAGAGAGATTCCATATGCTATTCTGAAGGACAGAAggtttttagagcagtgaaactaCTTTATGACATTAGAACAATGGCTATCTTTGTCATTATACTTTTGTCCAAACTAAGGAGGACTGTGGACTTTGACTATGATGTGTCAACGTACGTTCATCCttggcttaaaaaaagaaaaagtaccactctggtaaataaaaataatgactacaCATATGTGTGGagaggggtatatgggaaattcCTGTACCTGCctgtcaattttgttgtaaatctaaaactgctgggggaaaaaaagagtcttAAAAACAAGGAAACTCAGGGTAGACATTTTGGGCAAAACTTTGGTTTCAGTtatatacgtgtatgtgtgtgtgtgctggattGTGATGTAAAATGTATCTTTTAGGTCAAAAAGGTTTGTAAGCCACTGTAGTTAAGTTGCactggcaaataaaagcaaaaattaacccCCCAAAATGTATAGCCTTATTGAGATCTAATTGCTATACCATCAAATTCACCCCTCTAAAGTGTACAATTCCATGGTTTTTAGTACATTCCCACAGTTGCCTGTGCCACTCCCGCCGTGTCACAGCCGTCCTGCAGTGTGGGTGGTGCTGTGCCCACTTGAGACACGGGGCCACCCATCCATTCTGCAGTGGCGGGGCCAGCACTCCAACCTGGGTCCAAAACATCACTGCCCACCCCGGCTTCACAGGCCGGTACTCACTCCCCACCGCCGCCACGCGCGCTTGATGACCGTGGCGGCCGCGTGCAGCCTCTGGATGTGCTTCCGAGTCAGCCAGGAACGAATGGCTAAGGGGTTTGCCGGAAACAGGAAACAATAAAACGTTCGTTAGAGCTCTTGGTCACCCGGCTGCAGCAACACCAGAGCCACTGTGAAAGTCTGCACGAATGGCTGCCTGTGCCACCACGTAAGGTCAGGTACTAAAGCCAACACGCGAAGCAAACCTGGCTCTGAAAACCACCACTCAGACTGCCCAGGCTCAGAGACACCTGCATCGAAGGGGCAGCTGCCATGGGGTCACCTTGGGCTCAGTCTGGGGCAATGCCCGGGGAACAGGAGGGGTCTGAGTTGTCTGCCTCTCCTTTTTTGTAGGGGAGACCTTCAGTTGAATTTGCCTGCTTGCTTTATAAATCCACGAATGGTACCAACATATAGCCACACACTAGTGAAGGTCAAAGCTGTCGGATGGGGAACCGAATGTggcaatttaaattttcttctcttgaaatttcagcattttctctttttggtaCAGTCCTATTCAGAAAAGGGGCTATTCCATTAAATACTAGGACATTTGGATTTTGCAAAACTAAAAAGTTTGAAGACATATAAAAGTCCCCTGTTCTCACCAACCCAGATAGTTCtatagtatttcctttttttttaatgcctgtaCACACCAAAACACAACGTACAAAGGTGGTGCCGTCCTGATGTGTATGTAGTTTGACATCATATTGGAAAAATGGTTTTCCAATAAATTTAAAGTATTCTTCAAAAAGACTTCTTAGCTGGATCATAAGGATGGTCCATAATGCAGCCATGGCTCCAGCACTGTCAgctatttgggttgcttctagtATTTTTGCTGTGTCGTGGTTCATACGTCTGTTCCTTGCTCAATCAAATCTTGTCGGTTTTTACCTTCTCAAACTCGTAACAAGCCCGGGGAGCCCAGGTATTGATATGAGTtgtcaggaagggaaaaaaggcgGCAGAAATAGCTACCTAGGTCTGGGAGAGGGAAATTAAAGGCAGATTTTTAGCCTCTGCTACCTACAGAGCACCACTGAACTGGACACACCTCTGGGTGAGGGACCGGGAATTTGAATCCTGGCACACCACAGGGACGTGCAGGGACCATCTTGAGGCTGGGACGCAGCTTTGGCACATGGGGCTCAGTGAGGAGCATTTCAGAGGAAACAGGCGTCTGTGGGGTGGTTGCTGACGTGCTGACTGAGGCCCAGCAGCTGGCCTGGAGCAATGGCTGCGCGCCCGCACCCTCTCCTACCTGCCTGGATGCACACGGCGGCCCGCCTCCGCCTCTCCTGCTCACGGCGCCGGTGTCGCCTCCATCCCGCCTGGATGCAGCGGGCACACTGCTCCAGCACCTGGGCGCGCCCACGTTCCAGAAGCTCCAGCTGGGGGAAGGCACATCCACGGAGGtcctcagcctctcctccccctgcccggAGGAGGGCCCAGACCCTGGCCTGCCGAGGACAGCACGTGGCTGGCCACTGTGCATCCCAGA encodes the following:
- the ZNHIT3 gene encoding zinc finger HIT domain-containing protein 3 translates to MASLSCSTVVCVICLEKPKYRCPACHVPYCSVACFRKHKEQCNPETHPVQKKIPALTAKTKKPVEGKDDDDDDSVADFLDSDEEEDRVSLQNLKNLGESAALRSLLLNPHLRQLMVSLDQADNKAKLMRACMQEPLFVEFADCCLRIVEPSQNEDP